A region of Allocoleopsis franciscana PCC 7113 DNA encodes the following proteins:
- a CDS encoding tetratricopeptide repeat protein, producing MNQFIRIFFSFSITALLVILPLTTQARAESLAIVPRSALEWFNLGVEQIQHDQYEPALHDFTQAIELDSDFAEAYSNRCLVYIQLGDYIQATEDCSTALTLNLNNTEAYLNRGLAYHRLRNYSEAISEYNQVIERVQDDLRAYYNRGLSRFELQDFQGAIADYNQALNKSDRVSNRQQVEIYNDRGLARLMMGNFDGAIADFSLAINLDTNNHRAFYNRACACHRMGDLLSAVRDFTAALQLDPNHAEAYVNRGIIHHELGFQQAALSDLKAASKQFHQQGNRVAYQQTLALIERLQLLLRSWDDAIG from the coding sequence ATGAATCAATTCATCCGAATTTTCTTCAGCTTCAGCATTACAGCATTGCTGGTTATTTTACCCTTGACAACCCAAGCCAGAGCCGAATCTTTAGCGATTGTACCGAGAAGTGCCCTGGAATGGTTCAATTTGGGAGTAGAACAAATTCAGCACGACCAATACGAACCCGCTTTACATGATTTTACTCAAGCCATTGAGTTAGATTCAGATTTTGCTGAGGCTTACAGTAATCGCTGCTTGGTTTATATTCAATTAGGAGATTATATCCAAGCGACAGAAGATTGTTCGACAGCACTAACCCTCAATCTTAACAATACAGAAGCTTATCTCAACCGAGGTTTGGCTTATCATAGGCTGAGGAATTATTCAGAAGCAATTTCTGAATACAATCAGGTTATAGAACGAGTTCAGGATGATTTACGTGCTTACTATAATCGAGGATTATCACGTTTTGAACTGCAAGATTTTCAGGGAGCGATCGCAGATTACAATCAAGCATTAAATAAGAGCGATCGCGTTTCTAATCGGCAACAGGTGGAAATATATAATGATCGCGGTTTAGCACGGCTGATGATGGGGAACTTTGACGGAGCGATCGCAGATTTTTCCTTAGCCATCAATCTAGATACAAATAATCACAGAGCTTTCTACAACCGAGCCTGTGCCTGTCACCGCATGGGCGATTTATTGAGTGCCGTTCGAGACTTTACAGCAGCTCTACAACTCGACCCAAACCATGCTGAAGCTTATGTGAATCGGGGTATTATTCACCACGAACTAGGGTTTCAACAAGCTGCATTATCTGACTTGAAAGCGGCATCAAAGCAATTTCATCAACAGGGGAATCGAGTTGCTTATCAGCAAACGCTGGCGCTGATAGAGCGGTTGCAGTTGCTGTTGCGATCGTGGGATGATGCGATCGGTTAA
- a CDS encoding response regulator: protein MNKPIIICVDDEQTILDSLEIELQKTLGDEYLIETAAGSEEALELLEELLDEQYEVPLVISDYLMPYIRGDELLKRIHTLSPKTLKIMLTGQADLEAVGNAIKYAKLYRYIAKPWQFEDLKLTVQEAINSYLQEKKLNQQTVQLQHMNQELEQLNSSLEQKVVERTAALAKTEAELRQSEATMQEAKEAAERANRAKSQFLANMSHELRTPLNAILGFTQLLIRDSSLTIEQRESIEIINRSGEHLLELINDVLQMSKIEVGKVTLDQQSFDLYRLLDSLEAMFQLPAQKKGLQLIFDYAPGLPQHVQTDENKLRQVLINLLGNALKFTAFGSVTLRVSRKLKVEGSHELQVEKFNVESSTPPLNLQPVTLYFAVEDTGPGIEPEDLDLIFEAFIQTAIGRKSSEGTGLGLPISRKFVQLMGGDITVNSTLGKGTIFQFEVQVSLSSATEIPLLQPTRRVIGLEPGQPNYRILVVDDAPESRLLLVKLLAALGFEVQEAVNGQEALEQWNRFQPHLIWMDMRMPILDGYEATQQIKAREQERGKDGKSTQGREVIHPSAPIGKTVIIALTASAFEEERHLVVSVGCDDFVRKPFREEMIFDKMAQYLGVRYVYEELPAFGCTGQIAVSEGIEGSNLDSPFILQPASFQAMPQEWTDKLYEAVDSVDDEAIFRLIEQIPPDYSPLAQSIVSLIKGFRYDRLIDLMEAAGIRTVEDHH, encoded by the coding sequence ATGAATAAACCAATCATTATCTGTGTTGATGATGAACAAACCATTCTGGATAGCCTGGAAATCGAGCTGCAAAAAACCTTGGGAGATGAATATCTGATTGAAACCGCAGCCGGAAGTGAAGAAGCTTTAGAGTTATTGGAAGAATTACTCGATGAACAGTATGAAGTTCCTTTAGTCATCTCCGATTATCTCATGCCCTATATTAGAGGAGATGAATTATTAAAACGTATCCATACCCTATCGCCCAAAACCCTGAAAATCATGCTGACCGGGCAAGCTGATTTGGAGGCTGTAGGAAATGCTATTAAGTATGCAAAATTATACCGTTATATTGCCAAACCATGGCAGTTTGAAGACCTTAAATTAACAGTTCAAGAAGCCATCAATAGTTATCTCCAGGAAAAAAAACTAAACCAGCAAACTGTTCAACTCCAGCACATGAATCAGGAGTTGGAACAATTAAATTCTTCTTTGGAACAAAAAGTAGTTGAACGTACTGCTGCATTAGCTAAAACCGAGGCTGAACTACGCCAATCGGAAGCCACGATGCAGGAGGCGAAAGAAGCGGCTGAAAGAGCCAATCGAGCCAAAAGCCAATTCCTCGCTAATATGAGTCATGAACTCCGCACACCCCTCAATGCCATCCTCGGCTTTACCCAATTGCTCATCCGTGACTCCTCCCTGACTATTGAGCAACGAGAATCGATCGAAATCATCAATCGTAGTGGTGAACATTTACTCGAACTGATTAATGACGTTCTACAAATGTCCAAAATCGAGGTGGGAAAGGTAACACTCGATCAACAAAGCTTTGATTTATATCGCCTGTTGGACAGTTTAGAAGCCATGTTTCAGTTGCCCGCTCAAAAAAAGGGCTTACAGTTAATTTTTGATTATGCCCCAGGTCTTCCCCAACATGTGCAAACAGACGAAAATAAGCTGCGTCAAGTCTTAATCAACCTCCTCGGCAATGCGCTCAAATTTACAGCATTCGGAAGTGTTACCTTACGAGTCAGCAGGAAATTAAAGGTTGAAGGTTCTCATGAGTTGCAAGTTGAAAAGTTCAACGTTGAAAGTTCCACGCCCCCTTTAAACCTTCAGCCTGTAACCCTTTATTTCGCAGTAGAAGATACTGGCCCTGGTATTGAACCTGAAGACTTAGATCTGATATTTGAAGCCTTTATACAAACTGCAATCGGTCGGAAATCCTCCGAAGGAACTGGCTTAGGTTTACCCATCAGCCGAAAATTCGTGCAACTAATGGGGGGAGACATTACCGTGAATAGCACGTTGGGAAAGGGAACTATTTTTCAGTTTGAGGTTCAGGTGAGTCTCAGTTCAGCCACTGAAATTCCCCTGCTTCAGCCCACTCGCAGAGTCATCGGCTTAGAACCTGGACAACCCAACTATCGCATCTTAGTGGTTGACGACGCCCCAGAAAGTCGCCTGCTCCTGGTTAAACTCTTAGCGGCTTTGGGCTTTGAGGTTCAGGAAGCCGTCAATGGGCAAGAAGCCTTGGAACAGTGGAACAGGTTTCAACCGCACTTGATTTGGATGGACATGCGGATGCCCATCCTAGATGGGTATGAAGCCACCCAACAGATTAAAGCCAGGGAGCAGGAGAGAGGGAAAGATGGAAAGAGCACACAAGGGCGGGAAGTTATCCATCCGTCAGCGCCAATCGGCAAAACGGTGATCATTGCGCTTACTGCCAGTGCCTTCGAGGAAGAACGTCACCTGGTTGTTTCCGTAGGCTGTGACGACTTTGTGCGTAAACCCTTTCGAGAAGAGATGATTTTTGACAAGATGGCTCAATACTTGGGTGTGCGTTATGTCTATGAAGAGTTACCTGCTTTCGGATGCACAGGGCAAATTGCTGTCTCAGAAGGGATAGAAGGCAGCAATTTGGATTCACCCTTTATTTTACAGCCAGCTTCTTTCCAAGCCATGCCCCAGGAGTGGACGGATAAGCTGTATGAGGCGGTGGATTCGGTGGATGATGAGGCAATTTTTCGGCTAATTGAGCAAATCCCTCCTGATTATTCCCCTTTAGCCCAATCGATAGTCAGCTTGATCAAAGGCTTTCGTTATGATCGCCTGATCGATTTGATGGAAGCGGCAGGAATTCGGACAGTGGAAGATCATCACTGA
- a CDS encoding M1 family metallopeptidase: MSHLYFDSDNNGHKSFELPGAKPHYNPDRPGQVKHIFLDLALDIPNQSFSGTCTIALLPIRNDTHPLTLDAVNLNIQSVHIEGTPQPFDYDGEQLHIRLINPTEAGKEIKVAIAYSVEKPQRGLYFIVPNEHYPNKPTQVWTQGEDEDSRFWFPCFDYPGQLATSEIRVKVPKPLIAISNGELIATEEDGEDKIYHWLQQQVHPTYLMTLAVGDFAEIRDEWRGKPVTYYVEKGYEEDARRSMGKTPRMMEFFSEKFGYPYPFPKYAQVCVDDFIFGGMENTSTTLLTDRCLLDERAAIDNDRTESLVAHELAHQWFGDLVVIKHWSHAWIKEGLASYSEVFWTDYEYGNDDAAYYLLGEAQSYLAEDSSRYRRPIVTHVYREAIELYDRHLYEKGACVYHMIRTELGDELFWKAIQTFVQDNAHNTVETVDLLRAIEKATGRNLLFLFDQYVFRGGHPDYKVAYSWDGENQLAKVTVTQTQAKNDNNGSNSELFDLKIPIAFGYTQPESHTPELKTFTVRIHEREQSFYFPLEKKPQFISFDRGNHYLKTVALEYPISELKAQLQSDSDPISRIYAAKALAKKGGLEAVKALSDTLTNDSFWGVRVEAAKCLAQVKLDQATDALMAGLNDKDARVRRSVVQALSKIKTSQSYDAVKQVLSQGDASYYVEATAALALGKMVSATLKGKEDEVLQLLNNVLRERDGWNQVVRSGAIAGLSQMKSSPVALEVILEYTTPGTPQPLRLSAIRALGAISTGQTPNNTEWILEQLEELAGESFFLTQVAVVAALGQMETVKAIAVLHSLADQTPDGRVRRMAEEAIQRVQKHVGSDQAVKQLREELDQLKKENQELKSRMENLEAKSK, from the coding sequence ATGTCGCACTTGTATTTTGATTCTGACAATAACGGTCATAAGTCATTTGAGTTACCGGGTGCTAAACCTCACTACAATCCTGATCGCCCCGGACAAGTCAAGCATATTTTCCTCGATTTGGCGCTAGATATCCCCAATCAAAGCTTCAGTGGAACTTGCACGATCGCACTCTTACCGATCCGTAATGACACTCACCCGTTAACCTTGGATGCGGTTAACCTGAATATCCAATCCGTACATATAGAGGGAACACCCCAACCCTTTGACTATGACGGTGAACAACTGCATATTCGGCTGATTAACCCTACCGAAGCAGGGAAAGAAATTAAAGTTGCGATCGCATACAGTGTAGAAAAACCTCAACGGGGTCTTTACTTCATTGTCCCCAATGAACACTACCCCAACAAACCCACCCAAGTCTGGACACAGGGCGAAGATGAAGACTCTCGCTTCTGGTTCCCTTGCTTTGATTACCCTGGACAGTTGGCAACCTCGGAAATTCGGGTGAAAGTCCCCAAACCCCTGATTGCGATTTCCAACGGCGAACTGATCGCCACGGAAGAAGATGGAGAGGACAAGATTTATCATTGGTTGCAGCAGCAAGTTCATCCGACTTATTTAATGACCTTAGCTGTGGGTGACTTTGCCGAAATTCGGGATGAGTGGCGAGGCAAACCCGTTACCTATTATGTCGAAAAGGGGTACGAGGAAGACGCCCGCCGCAGCATGGGCAAAACGCCTCGAATGATGGAGTTCTTCAGCGAGAAGTTTGGCTATCCTTATCCGTTCCCCAAATACGCGCAAGTGTGCGTGGATGATTTCATCTTTGGCGGGATGGAGAACACCTCCACCACCTTACTCACCGATCGCTGCTTGCTGGATGAACGGGCGGCGATCGATAATGACCGCACGGAAAGTTTAGTCGCCCACGAACTCGCTCATCAGTGGTTTGGGGACTTAGTGGTGATTAAACACTGGTCTCATGCTTGGATTAAGGAAGGATTGGCCTCTTATTCCGAAGTATTTTGGACGGATTATGAGTATGGCAACGATGATGCCGCTTATTACTTGCTAGGTGAGGCGCAGAGTTATTTAGCCGAAGATAGTTCTCGCTATCGTCGCCCAATTGTGACTCATGTTTATCGGGAAGCGATCGAACTTTATGATCGGCACCTTTATGAAAAAGGCGCTTGCGTCTATCACATGATTCGCACCGAGTTGGGTGATGAGTTGTTCTGGAAGGCAATCCAGACGTTTGTCCAAGACAATGCCCACAATACGGTAGAAACGGTTGACTTGCTTCGGGCGATCGAAAAAGCAACCGGGCGCAATCTGTTATTTCTCTTTGATCAGTATGTCTTCCGAGGTGGACATCCGGATTACAAAGTTGCCTATTCCTGGGATGGAGAGAATCAGTTAGCGAAAGTGACAGTTACCCAAACTCAGGCGAAGAATGACAATAATGGGAGTAATAGTGAGCTATTTGACCTGAAAATTCCGATCGCTTTTGGTTACACTCAACCCGAAAGCCATACTCCGGAATTAAAAACCTTTACCGTCAGAATTCATGAACGGGAACAGAGTTTTTACTTCCCCTTAGAGAAAAAGCCTCAATTTATTAGCTTCGATCGCGGCAATCATTACCTGAAAACGGTTGCTCTGGAATACCCCATCTCGGAACTGAAAGCTCAGTTACAATCTGACTCTGACCCTATTTCCCGCATCTATGCTGCCAAGGCGTTGGCGAAGAAGGGGGGTTTAGAAGCAGTAAAGGCGTTGTCTGATACGTTGACAAATGACTCGTTTTGGGGTGTGCGGGTAGAGGCGGCAAAATGCTTAGCCCAAGTGAAGCTGGATCAGGCAACGGATGCTTTAATGGCGGGTTTAAACGACAAAGATGCCCGTGTGCGTCGGTCAGTGGTACAAGCGTTGAGTAAAATCAAGACATCTCAAAGCTACGATGCCGTAAAACAGGTACTCTCCCAAGGAGACGCTAGCTACTATGTAGAAGCTACAGCCGCCCTCGCCCTCGGTAAAATGGTGTCCGCGACTCTCAAAGGCAAAGAAGATGAAGTTCTGCAATTGCTGAACAACGTCCTGAGAGAAAGGGATGGATGGAATCAAGTGGTGCGGAGTGGTGCGATCGCAGGCTTAAGTCAGATGAAGTCTTCACCTGTCGCACTGGAAGTAATTTTGGAATATACAACTCCGGGTACTCCTCAACCCTTGCGTTTGAGTGCCATTCGTGCATTGGGTGCCATTTCGACCGGTCAAACTCCGAACAATACCGAATGGATTTTAGAGCAATTAGAAGAACTGGCTGGAGAAAGCTTCTTCTTGACTCAAGTCGCGGTTGTTGCCGCCCTGGGGCAAATGGAAACGGTTAAAGCGATCGCGGTTTTACATTCCCTTGCCGATCAAACTCCCGATGGGCGAGTCCGCCGCATGGCTGAGGAAGCGATTCAGAGGGTACAGAAGCATGTGGGTTCTGATCAAGCGGTGAAACAACTCAGGGAAGAACTCGATCAGTTGAAAAAAGAAAACCAGGAACTCAAAAGCCGGATGGAAAATCTGGAAGCGAAGTCCAAGTAA
- a CDS encoding response regulator — MPKPAILCVDDEVVVLESLEIELRRAFADAYLYEFAESANEALEIIEELVEERTNILVIVSDWLMPGMKGDELLIQIHQTYPKIITILLTGQADEEAINRARVQASLHAYLHKPWHTHELIEAINSGLQKI, encoded by the coding sequence ATGCCTAAACCAGCAATTTTATGTGTTGATGATGAGGTAGTCGTATTAGAAAGTCTTGAAATAGAACTCCGAAGAGCTTTTGCAGATGCTTATCTCTATGAATTTGCTGAAAGCGCTAATGAAGCCCTAGAAATTATTGAAGAACTGGTTGAAGAACGAACAAACATTTTAGTGATTGTCTCTGATTGGTTAATGCCTGGAATGAAGGGAGATGAATTGCTGATACAAATTCATCAAACCTATCCCAAAATTATTACGATTCTGCTGACAGGTCAAGCGGATGAAGAAGCCATAAACAGAGCAAGAGTACAAGCCAGCTTACATGCCTATTTGCATAAGCCTTGGCATACCCATGAATTAATTGAAGCCATTAACTCAGGGTTACAAAAAATATAA
- a CDS encoding hybrid sensor histidine kinase/response regulator → MSTKILVVDDESDLEPLICQKFRRKIRQKEIEFFFAHDGLEALSQLEAQPDIDIMLTDINMPQMDGLTLLTHISDKYPTIQSIIISAYGDMENIRVAMNWGAFDFLTKPLNLQDLEITMNKTLRHVQQMKQVQQKERLAQRAQAELLEHLQQEIAEREWIQEALRKSEKRLTQFLEAVPVGVFVADVSGKTYYANQTAQQLLGKEIVADATADQLPEIYQAYREGTNEIYPRNQQPLMRALNGERITSDDVELHQGDKIIPLEVWATPIFDEQGQVVYAIAAFQDITERKKSAKLLAEYNRTLEIQVQQRTQELSQALDYLRTTQEELIQSEKMAALGQLVAGVAHEINTPLGAIRSSIGNIAEFFTKNLEELPSFLQKISQERQLDFFNLVSKFSQKTDLLSSQEKRRLRKELKRQLDNYAISNADSLASLLVNIGVVGEDIVSLLPLLQDPNSLTILKTVYDLVSVQKSTRTIATATERAAKVVFALKNYARYDSSGEKVQANIIEGIETVLTLYHNQIKQGVELMRNYEQLPLLLCYPDELNQVWTNLVHNALQAMNYKGILRIDATKQDTNLIVTIIDNGQGIPAEIMPKIFEPFFTTKPAGEGSGLGLDIVKKIIDKHQGSISVNSVPGQTNFTVSLPLEITNKRESSDA, encoded by the coding sequence ATGTCAACCAAAATACTCGTTGTAGATGATGAGTCAGACTTAGAACCTCTAATTTGCCAAAAATTTAGACGAAAAATCCGGCAAAAAGAAATTGAATTTTTCTTTGCTCACGATGGATTAGAAGCACTCTCACAGTTAGAAGCCCAACCGGATATCGATATCATGTTAACAGATATCAATATGCCCCAAATGGATGGGCTAACCTTGCTGACTCATATTTCTGATAAATATCCCACAATTCAATCGATTATTATCTCCGCTTATGGCGATATGGAGAATATTAGAGTGGCGATGAACTGGGGAGCGTTTGACTTTCTCACAAAGCCGCTCAATCTTCAAGATTTAGAAATTACGATGAACAAAACTCTGCGACATGTGCAGCAGATGAAACAGGTGCAACAAAAAGAGCGGTTAGCTCAGCGAGCTCAAGCTGAATTATTAGAACATTTACAGCAAGAAATTGCAGAACGTGAATGGATTCAAGAGGCGTTACGGAAAAGTGAAAAAAGGCTCACTCAATTTTTAGAAGCGGTACCAGTTGGCGTTTTTGTGGCTGATGTGAGTGGCAAAACTTATTACGCCAATCAGACGGCTCAACAGTTACTCGGCAAAGAAATTGTAGCGGATGCTACGGCAGATCAATTGCCGGAAATTTATCAAGCTTATAGGGAGGGAACCAATGAAATATACCCTAGGAATCAACAGCCACTAATGCGGGCATTGAATGGCGAAAGAATAACCAGCGATGATGTGGAACTCCACCAAGGCGATAAGATTATCCCCTTGGAAGTTTGGGCTACGCCAATTTTTGATGAACAGGGACAAGTTGTGTATGCTATAGCAGCTTTTCAAGACATTACAGAACGCAAAAAATCAGCTAAATTATTAGCTGAATATAATCGCACTTTAGAAATTCAAGTCCAGCAGCGTACCCAAGAACTTTCACAAGCTCTCGACTATCTCAGAACCACTCAGGAAGAACTGATTCAATCCGAAAAAATGGCAGCCCTAGGACAATTGGTTGCTGGCGTTGCTCATGAAATCAATACACCCCTAGGAGCGATTCGGTCATCCATCGGAAATATTGCTGAATTTTTTACCAAAAACCTAGAAGAATTACCGAGTTTTTTGCAAAAAATATCCCAAGAACGTCAGTTAGACTTTTTTAATCTGGTGTCCAAATTCAGCCAGAAAACGGATTTATTGTCAAGTCAAGAAAAGCGTCGATTGAGAAAAGAATTAAAGCGTCAGCTTGACAATTATGCTATTAGCAATGCCGATAGTCTTGCCAGCCTCCTGGTTAATATTGGTGTCGTGGGAGAGGATATTGTCTCTCTTTTACCCTTGTTACAAGACCCTAATAGCCTAACCATTTTAAAGACTGTCTATGATTTGGTGAGCGTTCAGAAAAGTACCCGAACTATCGCCACCGCGACCGAACGTGCCGCAAAAGTTGTGTTTGCGCTGAAAAACTATGCTCGTTATGACTCCTCTGGTGAAAAAGTACAGGCTAATATTATAGAAGGCATTGAAACGGTCTTAACTCTCTACCATAACCAAATTAAACAAGGTGTGGAATTGATGAGAAACTATGAACAATTGCCGCTGCTGTTGTGTTATCCTGATGAACTCAATCAAGTTTGGACTAATTTGGTTCATAATGCTCTACAAGCGATGAACTACAAGGGAATTTTAAGAATTGATGCCACAAAGCAAGATACAAATCTAATCGTTACTATCATTGATAATGGTCAGGGGATTCCTGCGGAAATTATGCCAAAAATATTTGAGCCATTTTTTACAACGAAACCCGCAGGAGAAGGCAGCGGATTGGGCTTAGATATTGTCAAAAAAATTATTGATAAACATCAAGGATCGATTTCGGTAAACTCAGTGCCGGGTCAAACGAACTTTACCGTATCATTACCTTTAGAGATAACAAATAAAAGGGAAAGTAGCGATGCCTAA
- a CDS encoding TspO/MBR family protein, with protein MIKSWMVIGAVALIVVLGGGLITPDGAKWFNRLQRPRWLTFEPAIPFIWTVIYICAAWSAYIVWEKAPGNTKTWWLMGLYLLLEIVTTAYTPVMLRLRSLKVGTIIGGTGAVIGIILALLVFPISIWASLLLLPYILWSPIGTYTTWEMMRLNPEEV; from the coding sequence ATGATTAAATCTTGGATGGTGATAGGGGCTGTGGCCTTAATAGTGGTGTTGGGTGGTGGATTGATTACACCCGACGGTGCTAAATGGTTCAACCGCCTACAACGTCCGAGATGGCTAACCTTTGAGCCAGCCATTCCCTTCATCTGGACTGTTATTTATATTTGCGCGGCTTGGTCAGCTTATATTGTTTGGGAAAAGGCCCCAGGTAACACCAAAACTTGGTGGTTGATGGGCTTATATCTGCTTTTAGAAATCGTTACCACCGCCTATACACCTGTGATGCTCAGACTCCGTAGCCTCAAGGTGGGTACCATTATTGGCGGTACTGGTGCTGTCATAGGCATCATCCTGGCACTACTGGTTTTTCCTATTTCGATTTGGGCCTCTTTGTTACTACTGCCCTACATTCTTTGGAGTCCCATTGGTACTTATACCACTTGGGAAATGATGCGCCTCAATCCTGAAGAGGTCTAG